A stretch of the Mesorhizobium sp. Pch-S genome encodes the following:
- a CDS encoding ABC transporter ATP-binding protein translates to MTLIFNLFKLWPNPSLLIRLGFLQAVMAVLQGLLLGLLVPILDALLKSQPDFAMAMPWLYAGAAGLVLYGLLSLIATPVGFAASGELAAQLRLHLMRHVGILPLGWFTTERKARLARAVTEDVSHIAHLAVVTGGPALTSMLVSATILIVTLAVDWRMGLLFAGIGLVAFLALRRSSRIADEAVILLEKANTEVAGRAIEFGQAQPVLRAAGLGETGSSLMRASLEAHRRVYREGMNRSMEPDLTFTGVIVAGVAAVVVLGAYLLVEGSTTVATTVALLVLAVRFLEPLGGLIDLNGALREMDNSIKRLMAILETPTLPQKPNTVLKPGDASIEFSDVSFAYGDRRALADVSFRCAPGETTALVGPSGSGKTTVIRLIARFFDVDRGAVRVGGIDVRDLDQEALMDDIAIIFQDVYLFNDTIENNLRLARPDATAQDLAEAARAACLDEIIERLPDGWNTQVGEGGAQLSGGERQRVSIARAFLKQARIVLIDEASSALDPENEQAISQAIANLARDAERTVIVIAHRPTTLAAADRVIALDAGQVVETGPTAELRRAGGVFARLYDQYEQARQWRIGEAGFPPA, encoded by the coding sequence ATGACCCTCATCTTCAACCTGTTCAAGCTCTGGCCGAACCCCTCGCTGCTGATCCGGCTGGGGTTCCTGCAGGCGGTCATGGCCGTGCTGCAGGGACTGCTGCTCGGCCTGCTCGTCCCGATCCTGGACGCCCTTTTGAAATCGCAACCGGACTTCGCAATGGCGATGCCCTGGCTTTACGCCGGTGCTGCGGGGCTTGTCCTATACGGCCTGCTAAGCCTCATCGCGACGCCTGTCGGCTTTGCCGCGAGCGGTGAACTGGCGGCCCAGCTGCGCCTTCATCTGATGCGTCATGTCGGCATCCTGCCGCTCGGCTGGTTCACCACCGAGCGCAAGGCCCGCCTGGCGCGGGCGGTGACAGAGGATGTCAGCCACATCGCCCACCTCGCCGTCGTCACCGGCGGGCCGGCGCTGACGTCGATGCTGGTATCGGCCACCATCCTGATCGTCACGCTTGCCGTGGACTGGCGCATGGGGCTGTTGTTCGCGGGAATCGGCCTCGTCGCCTTCCTTGCCCTGCGCCGGTCTTCGCGGATCGCTGACGAGGCGGTGATCCTGCTGGAAAAGGCCAACACCGAGGTTGCCGGCCGCGCCATAGAATTCGGCCAGGCCCAGCCCGTGCTGCGCGCGGCCGGGCTCGGTGAAACCGGCAGCAGCCTGATGCGCGCGTCCCTCGAGGCGCATCGCCGCGTCTATCGCGAGGGGATGAACCGGTCGATGGAACCGGACCTGACCTTCACCGGCGTCATCGTGGCAGGTGTCGCCGCCGTGGTCGTCCTCGGCGCCTATCTGCTGGTCGAGGGCTCGACGACGGTGGCGACAACCGTCGCCCTGCTGGTTCTCGCCGTTCGCTTTCTGGAACCGCTCGGCGGACTGATAGACCTCAACGGCGCCCTGCGCGAGATGGACAATTCCATCAAGCGCCTGATGGCCATCCTGGAAACCCCGACCCTGCCGCAAAAGCCCAATACGGTTCTGAAGCCGGGCGACGCCTCGATCGAGTTCTCGGATGTGTCCTTCGCCTATGGCGATCGGCGCGCGCTGGCTGATGTGTCCTTCCGCTGCGCACCGGGAGAGACCACCGCTCTGGTCGGCCCTTCCGGCTCCGGCAAGACGACGGTCATTCGCCTGATCGCCCGCTTCTTCGATGTCGATCGGGGCGCCGTCCGCGTCGGCGGCATCGACGTGCGCGACCTCGACCAGGAAGCACTGATGGACGACATCGCGATCATCTTCCAGGACGTCTATCTCTTCAACGACACCATCGAGAACAACCTCAGGCTCGCGCGTCCCGACGCCACCGCACAGGACCTGGCCGAGGCGGCCCGCGCGGCGTGCCTGGACGAGATCATCGAGCGCCTGCCGGATGGCTGGAACACACAGGTCGGAGAAGGCGGCGCGCAGCTTTCAGGCGGCGAGCGCCAGCGTGTCTCGATCGCCCGCGCCTTCCTGAAGCAGGCGCGCATCGTGCTGATCGATGAAGCAAGTTCGGCGCTCGACCCGGAGAACGAGCAGGCCATCAGCCAGGCGATCGCCAATCTGGCCCGCGATGCCGAGCGCACGGTGATCGTGATCGCGCATCGGCCGACGACACTGGCGGCAGCCGATCGCGTCATCGCGCTCGATGCCGGACAAGTGGTCGAGACCGGCCCGACGGCGGAGCTGCGCCGTGCCGGAGGCGTCTTCGCAAGACTCTACGATCAGTACGAGCAGGCACGCCAGTGGCGGATCGGGGAAGCCGGCTTCCCGCCGGCGTAG
- a CDS encoding TonB-dependent receptor produces MRITMRPPANSIRPGSFKAEPPASFLMAAVLLSSTALHGTGAWAQTTSKPVTDTGGTVLERIVVTARRASEDAQSVPISINILEGDRVKEISSTSSNSDIARSTPNFYNGYAGTRYTNRAVMRGVGSLLPMSPDDTSVVFNTGDVPTSAFGPMPSTLDLERIEVLRGPQGTLYGRGAQAGAVNFVPVQPGFAKELQLRGEIGSNGKALGEFIANTPLIDDRLAGRLAVQYSQQDGDIFNPIRNGEDGGFRIGAARGSLLFTPDTDTTALLSFNYNSNDGTTQNVLRNASCFPCSGSNPAEHHFVDNYGANLRIERAFESFRLTSISSIQRYGSESRMDLIDGLLWPGFPAGMINDPHADMFYSDSRETDYFQELRLSSPEGSATKWTAGFNFFRSEFGVGTYGENVTFPGFELFSGRQSQSHSTNSYAAFGEATVPLAGGLSGIAGLRLTHEDKKSAYRFQGDGAPGTVDRHEQRSDFSDTYLTGRAGLSYDWSDDFMTYATIGRGAVTGGYPTATILIMFGRDEPMFPTSLSWTYEAGFKSTLWDGQATLNGSVFYNDVSNGHLLSYDATTMAYSIAALDYTSYGGELEARVQLTPELTLFGGLGFTRATLRDVPANNGTGAMSGNGVPNVPEFTANIGAEYREAAERFGLEGGEVYASASYQYVGARAADIKNSFDLAPYGILNGRIGWEGDKTGIYAFGHNLLDKRYEVTGGMSGREQVIRPGLGRTIGVGATVRF; encoded by the coding sequence GTGCGCATCACCATGCGACCGCCTGCCAATTCGATCCGACCAGGAAGCTTCAAGGCAGAACCGCCGGCTTCGTTCCTGATGGCGGCAGTCCTGCTGTCATCCACCGCGCTCCATGGCACCGGGGCGTGGGCGCAGACGACGTCGAAACCCGTAACCGACACCGGCGGCACCGTTCTCGAACGCATCGTGGTGACGGCGCGGCGAGCGAGCGAGGACGCCCAATCGGTGCCCATCTCGATCAACATCCTGGAGGGCGACAGGGTGAAGGAGATCTCCTCGACCTCGTCGAATTCGGACATCGCGCGATCGACGCCCAATTTCTACAATGGCTACGCCGGCACGCGATACACCAACAGGGCGGTGATGCGCGGCGTCGGCTCCCTGCTGCCGATGTCTCCCGACGATACATCCGTCGTTTTCAACACCGGCGATGTCCCGACCTCGGCCTTCGGCCCGATGCCGTCGACGCTCGACCTGGAACGGATCGAGGTGCTGCGCGGGCCGCAAGGCACGCTCTATGGCCGCGGCGCACAGGCGGGCGCGGTGAACTTCGTGCCGGTTCAGCCGGGTTTCGCAAAAGAACTGCAACTGCGCGGCGAGATCGGCAGCAATGGCAAGGCGCTCGGCGAATTCATCGCCAACACGCCGCTGATCGACGACAGGCTGGCCGGCAGGCTGGCGGTCCAGTATTCGCAGCAGGATGGCGACATCTTCAATCCGATCCGCAACGGCGAGGATGGCGGCTTCAGGATCGGGGCAGCGCGGGGTTCGCTGCTATTCACACCCGACACCGACACCACCGCGCTGCTGAGCTTCAACTACAACAGCAATGACGGCACCACCCAGAACGTGCTGCGCAACGCGTCCTGTTTCCCGTGCAGCGGGTCGAACCCGGCCGAACATCACTTCGTCGACAACTACGGCGCCAACCTGCGCATCGAACGCGCCTTCGAGAGCTTCCGCCTGACATCGATTTCCAGCATCCAACGCTACGGTTCCGAAAGCAGGATGGATCTGATCGACGGCCTGCTGTGGCCGGGTTTTCCCGCCGGCATGATCAACGATCCGCACGCTGACATGTTCTACAGCGACAGCCGCGAGACGGACTACTTCCAGGAACTCCGGCTTTCGTCGCCCGAGGGCAGCGCAACGAAATGGACGGCGGGCTTCAATTTCTTCCGCTCCGAATTCGGCGTCGGGACCTACGGCGAAAACGTCACCTTCCCGGGTTTCGAACTATTCAGCGGGCGCCAGAGCCAATCGCACAGCACCAACAGCTATGCTGCCTTCGGCGAAGCCACGGTGCCCCTCGCTGGCGGGCTCAGCGGTATAGCCGGATTGCGGCTGACGCATGAGGACAAGAAGAGCGCCTATCGTTTCCAGGGCGATGGCGCGCCCGGCACCGTCGATCGCCATGAGCAACGGTCCGATTTCTCCGACACCTATCTCACCGGCCGGGCGGGACTTTCCTACGACTGGTCCGACGATTTCATGACCTATGCAACGATCGGCCGCGGAGCGGTGACCGGCGGCTATCCAACGGCAACGATCCTGATCATGTTCGGCCGCGACGAACCGATGTTTCCGACTTCGCTGAGCTGGACATATGAAGCCGGCTTCAAGTCGACATTGTGGGATGGCCAGGCGACCCTGAACGGTTCGGTATTCTACAACGATGTCAGCAACGGCCACCTGCTGTCCTATGACGCCACCACCATGGCCTATTCGATCGCCGCGCTCGACTATACGAGCTATGGCGGCGAGCTGGAAGCCAGGGTCCAGCTGACCCCGGAACTCACGCTGTTCGGCGGGCTTGGCTTCACCCGTGCGACGCTCAGGGATGTGCCCGCCAACAACGGCACAGGCGCGATGTCGGGCAACGGCGTTCCCAACGTGCCGGAGTTCACCGCCAATATCGGTGCCGAGTACCGGGAAGCCGCCGAGCGGTTCGGACTGGAGGGCGGCGAAGTCTACGCATCCGCGTCCTACCAGTATGTCGGCGCCCGCGCGGCGGACATCAAGAACAGCTTCGACCTTGCCCCCTACGGCATCCTCAACGGCCGCATCGGCTGGGAGGGAGACAAGACCGGCATCTACGCCTTCGGCCACAACCTTCTCGACAAGCGTTACGAAGTCACCGGCGGAATGAGCGGACGCGAACAGGTCATCCGTCCGGGACTTGGCCGCACGATCGGCGTCGGCGCAACGGTCAGGTTCTAG